The DNA region GGGGATCACACGTGCTCAAGGCCCGACGATCAGTGCGAGATCAAGGGCCACACATCTCGTCGCCGCCGCCCAGCGACACACGAAGCCACCCACCTGGAGGAAAGGGCGGCGAGTATCCGAAACGACAGCGAACGCACTGGAGCGAACGCACTGGAAATGCATTTCGTGGTGGAGGTGGGATTCGAACCCACGAGGGCGTTGCCGCCCTACCGCATTTCGAGTGCGGCGCACTAGGCCGGGCTATGCGACTCCACCGCGGTGCGCACGTGGGCGTGTGCAGCGAGGCGACAGCGTACCATCGGCGCTGCGGCGTCGACGGCGCCGCCGATCCGGATGGCAGGGGGGTGCCATGACCACGTCGGTCAAGCGTCGGCGCGAGGAACTGTGCGACCTGCTCGCCGGACTGACCATCGAGCAGTGGACGGCCGAGACGTTGTGCGCAGGCTGGGACGCCGGCGACATCGCCGCCCACCTGATCGTGCGGGAGCGTGAGCCGTGGACGGGGCCGGGACTGTTCCTCGGTGGGCCATTCGGTGACCTCACGGACCGCCGTCGCAACGCCTGGAAGGCGCAGGGCCGCGAACGACTGATCGCGGCGCTCCGCGCCGGACCGCCCCGCCTGATGAGCGTCGGCCCGATCGCCGGTACACAGGTCATCGAGGACTGGATCCATGAGCAGGACGTGCGCCGCGGGGGCGCCGGCCTGGCGACACCGACGCCGGATGTCCAACTCCAGAAGATGCTGTGGAAGGCGGCCACACGCTACGCGGCGCGGACCCTGTCACTCGACGGCAACGTGGTTGTCGAGTTGACGGACGGGACGCGCGGCCATCGGTTGCAGAGTCGGCGGTTCGTGCCGTTCGCGACGCCGACGGACGCGCAGCCCGACGTCACGGTCGCCGGCCGCCCGTCCGAGCTGTTGCTCTACGCGGCCGGCCGCGAAGGGGCCGACGTGGCCATCACAGGCGAGGACGACGCTGTGGGGCTGCTCGCGGCGACCGCGCGGACCGTGTGACCGGCTGGTTCTTGTCACGCACGACGTAGGCCGAGGGATCACCGCGTTCGAAGCCGAGCGCCCGCCAGAAGGCGTCGGCGCGCTCGCCACCGTCGAGCACCACGAGTTCGTCGTCCTGGGCGCCCAGTGCCGCCAGCTGATCACGTAGAGCGGCGACGAGATGACGTCCGATGCCGCGCCGCCGCATGCGGTCGTCGACCGCCAGCCGCGACAGCACGGCCGTCCGGCCATCGTACGAACCGGCGATGGCGCCGACCAGTTGCGCATCCCACAGGGCGATGAGGATCAGCTCGGGATCCCGGCGCCGCAGGCGCGCGATCTCGTTGCGGAACCCGCGGCGCGACGGGGGTAGGTCGGCTCGCTCCCAGAGTTGCGCGATGTCGTGGACATCACCGCGACCGGCCCTGCGGATGCCCAGTTCACGAGGTCGCGCATCGGTGGATGAAGGTCCTGATGCTGTCATCGGATTGCTCCGATCATCGCCACCGGCTCTAGAGCCCCGCCGTCGCACGGACTCACGCAATTCGCAAGTCCCTCGGGCCGGGCCAGTCGGCTGTTACGATAGGCAGACCATTTCGGTAACCCTGTGGTTGCAGAACGTGGCCATTCTAGGCTAGTCTCGCGACCCTCGGCTACGTACGGGCGCTGGCGAAGGCCTAGCGCGGCATGCATGTCCATGGGTACAGTGCCCAATAGGACAGTACACGCATCTCATCGCATCCACATCGGAGGGGAGTCTGCGAATGACGAAGCCCGAGATCTGGGGCAGATGCCCGTCGTGTGCCCGGTGGTTCCCTTGTCCAGGTTGGTTCCAGCGCGATCACGAACACCCGACCTGTCCCAGTTGCGGGATCGAGCCGACGCGCATCGAAAACCGCGCGCCGCGCGTCCCGGTAGCAGTGCAGTGCGCTGAGCAGTACCGCGAGGACCTCCGCGAATCGTTGGGCAACGCGCTCAGCTACACACAGCAGCTCTGGGGCCTCTCGAGGTCACTTTCCGCATCGACATCGCTGAACAGCGTGGCTGATCAACTGGGTGAGCTCGAGGCCGTGCTCGAAGCCGAACTGCGACGCGCCGAGCTGATCGCCAGCGCGCTGGAGCGCATCGACGACAGCACGGAGGACTCACAGCTTCCGGCCACCGCCTGATCTGCCTGCGAATTCCGCAGCGTCACACGCCGAGCCAACCTGATCGGGAGCTACAGCCGAGCGCCCGGACGCTGCGCAGGCCGAGCGAGCACCCGCTCAGCGCTCCGGCAGCGCCAGCAGCCCGTCGATCACGCCAACGAGATCCTCAGCCGACACGTCCGCGAGGGCGAAGTGCGCCGCGGCGCCGCCCTCGTGGCGACTGGCGTATCCGGTGACCAGTCCGGCCCGCCGGGCGCCATGGATGTCCCACGAGTGCACGGCGACCATCGCCATCCGCTCCGGCGTCACGTCGTTGCGCTGGGCGCAGTGCTCGTACGGCAGCGCGGCGGGCTTCCAGCGTGCGACCTCGCCCACGTCGTGGCATGCGGCGACGAGGTGGCGCAGCCCTGCCCGCTCGAGCAGATGCCGGGTCATGTCGGCGTGACCGTTGGTCAGCGTGACCGCGGGAACACCCTCCTCGTGCAGGCGTTCGAGCGCGGGCGCCACATCGGCGTGCGGATCGAGGCGTGCGAACGCATCGAGCACCGCGCGAGCGGTCGACCCGTCGCCGAGCATCCGCGCAAGGACGTTGAGGGCGAGGTCACGGAAGCCCACGAAATCGCCGGCGCACGTCAGCGCGAACCCGTCGGTGAGCACCTGTCCGAACCACCGCTGGAGCGTGCCGTCCGGGGCGCCGACGTCGTCGAGCGCCGCGCCCACGGCGTCGAGCGAGAACAGCGTTTCGTTGACGTCGAACGCGATGACGAGTGGGCGTTGCGGCATGCGCGCAGTGTAGGCGGCCTGCGACGAGCGTACCCGGAGGTCCACTGCGCAGGGAACGCGCTCGCCGACAAGGCCGCGAATGAACACTCGGAACGTACCGCCACTGGGGATTACGCAACGTGGATCGGGTATGGTCGGCAGCGCACGCGTGACGCCACCGTGGCCACATCCATCCTTCGCCACCTCGTCGAGGAACACCACATGGGTATCGGATCAAGCATCGCCCTCATCGCGATCGGCGCGATCCTCGCCTTCGCGCTGGACTTCGCTGTCGCCGGGGTCGACATCCAGGTCATCGGCTACATCCTGATGATCGCCGGGCTGCTGGGCCTGATCTTCACCGCGCTGATCTTCGGGCGCCGCGACAGCCGCACGGTCGTGCGCGACGCACCGCGGCGGCGCGAGGTCGTGCGCGAGCGCGAGATCGACCGGTAGGCGACCCCACCTCTGCTGTGGGTCTCTCCGACGACGGAGGCCCGGCCGACGGGCGCCTGTTCACCGCGGTCGACGCCTACCTGGAGGACCTGTTCGCCGACGGCGATCCGATCCTCGAGCGCGCCCTACGGCGCGCCGACGAGGAAGGACTGCCGCCGATCGCCGTGTCCCCGGCGCACGGCCGGCTGCTGCACGTGCTCGCACTCGCGCGCGGGGCCCGGTCCATCCTGGAGATCGGCACGCTCGGCGGGTACAGCGCCATCTGGATGGCGCGCGCCCTCCCGCCTGACGGCCGACTGGTGTCCCTCGAACTGGATGCGACGCACGCACAGGTCGCACGGGACGCGGTCGCGGACGCTGGCCTCGCCGATCGCGTCGAGGTCCGCGTGGGCGCAGCCGTCGACACGCTGGCGGACCTCGCGGCCGAGGGCGCCGGCCCCTTCGACATGGTCTTCATCGACGCCGACAAGCAGCCGTACGCGCAGTACCTGAGGGCGGCCCTGCTGCTCTCCGCTCCCGGCACGTTGATCGTCGCCGACAACGTCGTACGCGGCGGCAGCGTCGCGCACGGCCCCAGCGACGATGACGCGGTCGCGGGTGTGCAGCGGTTCAACGCCGAGCTCGCCCGCGAGCCACAGGTCGCCGCCGCGTTCGTGCAGTTGGTCGGCGTCAAGGGCCACGACGGCATGGCGCTCGCCGTCGTCCGCTGATCGCCGGCCTCAGGTCATCAGATCACGTCGGTTGAAGCCAATGACCGCGACCGCGGCCGCGACCAGCGGGACCGCGGCCAGCAGCGCCAGGCCCGGCCAGTCGAAGCCCGTGGCCAGCGGGCGATCCGCGATGTACCACGAGTAGGGCGATGCGGTCGTCATCCACTCGAGGTCCACGGTCGGCCCGATCGCGTCGAGCATGTACGCGCCCACCGCGAACGCGGCGGCCGCGCCGAGACCCAGCGCGCGACGTCCGGTGATCGCGCCGACGGCCAGACCGACCGTGCCGAAACCGGTGATCAGCAGCAGCAGGCCGAGCGACGCCGCGACGATGTTGTCGAGCGCCACCTCGAGGTCGAGTGCGACGACCAGCGCCATCGTCGTGATCATCAGCACGCCGACGAGCACGATCAGGTTGAGCCACAGGGCGGCGAGACGCTCCAGCAGAACCTGCACACGACCGACCGGCGCGGTCAGCTCGAGCTCGAGCGTACCGTCCTCCTCCTGGCCGGCGACCAGGCGCGTACCGGTGGCGATGGCGAAGACCGAGAGCAGGATCGGACCCAGCAACCCGTACACCGACGAGGAGATGTAGCCGGCCGGCGAGGCGATGTCGTCGTAGCCGAAGGCGTTGATCACCGCCTCGGGCAGTTGGTCGACCATCGCCGCCATGTCCTCGACGCCCATCAGCGGATAGAAGCTGATGTACATCGTCGCGATCGCGCACACGGCGAGGCCCCACAGCAGCAGGGACCGGCGCTGGTCGGTCATCACCCAGCGCGTGACCGTCGCGGGCGCAGCGGTGTGGGCCGTCATCGGTTGCTCACCTCCGGGGTGCGGCGCGCTCCGGTGGGCGCGCGGTAGAAGTCGAGGAACAGGTCCTCCAGCTCGCGGTCCTGCGCGGACCACGCCACGACGCGATGCGCGGCGGCGGCCTTGAGCAGGGCGTCGGGTTCGCCCCGGAGCAGGCAGCGCACCTTCGTGTCGGCGACCTCCACATCGTGGACCCCTGGCAGGTCACGGAAGCGGTCGACGTCGACGGCCTCCGCGAACGTCAGCTCGATCTGCTGACCCGCGCGGTGTCGCAGCGTGCGCACATCGTCGGTGTCGACGATGACGCCGTCACGGATGATCGCGACGCGGCCAGCGACATCTTCGATCTCGCTCAGCACGTGCGAGGACATGAACACCGTCGCGCCGGCGTCACGTGCCTCGAGCATCAGGTCGAGCACCTCGCGCTGCAGCAGCGGGTCGAGTCCACTCGTGGGCTCGTCCAGGATCAGCATCTCGGGGCGGTGCATGAACGCCTGGACCACGCCGACCTTCTGCTTGTTGCCCTTCGACAACCCGCGGATGGGTCGATCCAGCTCCAACCCCAGCCGGTCCGCCAGTGTCGCGATGCCGTCGGTGCCGGCACCACCGCGCAGCAGCGCCAGATGGCGCAGCAGGTCTCCGGCGGTCCGCTTGCCGGACATCGCCAGCTCCCCGGGCAGGTAGCCGATGCGCGCGCGCAGTGCCGGCCCGCCCTCGGCCGGCGTCGTTCCCAGCACCTCCGCGCGACCGGCCGTGGGTCGCAGCAGGTCCAGCAGCACACGGATCGTCGTCGACTTCCCGGCGCCGTTGGGTCCGAGGAACCCGAAGATCTCGCCCCGCCGGACCTCCAGGTCGAGGCCGGCGAGTGCGCGCACCGATCCGTAGTCCTTCACCAGTCCCTCGGTGCGGATGACGATTTCGCTCATCACGTGACACCCTCCTTCGGTTCCGCCGCTTCGACGAACGCGTCGCGCATCGCCTTGGCGACCTGGTCGGTCACGAGACCGTCGGTGAACATCTCGAGGATCGGACCGACGTACGACGCGAACGCCGTCGAGTCCGCAATCTCGGGCGGATCCGCGGTCAGATCGACGCCCAGCAACCGCTCGAGGTGCTCGTGGAGCACGAGGGCGCCCAGCGTCCAGATCGTGAGCACCGCCGCCCGCTCGTAGGGATAGTCGGTCGGCCGGAGTGAGCCGGCACGAACCCCCTCGGCCATGTAGTCGACCGCGTCGGACACGAGGTCGTCGACCAACTCCGCCACGGCCGGTGATCCGTCCGCCAGCGACCGCGCCAGGTACCGGTTGAGCGGGATGTCCTGGCGCGCACGTCGCATGGCGGCCGCGACGTCGAGCGCGGGGCCCTGCGCCATCGCCTCATGCTTGTTCGTCCGGATGATCCCGGCCACGTACTCGTCGCACGCGTGCCGCAGCCCGTCCATGGTGCCGAAGTGATGGATGACGAGGCCGGCGGACACGCCCGCCTCCGCGGCGATCCCACGCACGGTCGTGTCGGCGATCCCGTCGACGGCGAAGCGCGTGATCGCCGCGTCGCGGATCTTCGCTCGCGTTGACCGATCATCGTCCGAACCACTTGCTGAACGCATGTTCAACATGCTAAACGTGCGTTCAAGATCCTGCAAGTGTTGCTCCGGCCTTCCCACGAGGGACGAGCGCCGGTACGCTGCAGCGCATGTTGGGCTCCTGGTAGGTCGACGCGCGTCTCCGCCCGTGCAACCGGCGGAGGCCTGTTCGGCTTGCGCTGCGCCTCCTCTGCAGATCTCGGAGTCCCTTCATGCCGTCCACATTCCTGCCTGCCGACGTCGCGGCCATCGACATCACCGCGCTCGGCAAGACCTTCCGTCGCCGTGACCGCCGCACGCTGCGCTCCTCGCGCCGTGTCGTCGCGCTCGACGACATCACGCTCACCGTCCGCCGGGGCGAGACCGTCGCCGTGCTCGGCCAGAACGGATCCGGCAAGTCGACCCTCGTCCGGGTGCTGTCGACGCTACTCCTGCCCGACCGCGGCCGCGCCTCGGTGTTCGGGCACGACGTCGTCGCCGATGCCGGCGCCGTGCGCCGCCTGGTCAACCGCGTCTCGGTCGAGGCGTCGTTCTTCAAGAAGATGTCGGCCGTCGAGAACCTCAGCTATGCCGCGCGGTTCCACGGGCTGACACCCGGCGCGACGCGTACCGCGATCCCCGACCTGTTGAACGGCATCGGCTTTCCGCGGGACCGCCGGAGCGAGCCGATGGAGAACCTGTCCCGCGGGATGCAGCAGAAGGTCGCCCTGGCGCGGGCACTGCTCACGTCGCCGAACCTGCTGCTGCTCGACGAGCCCACCACCGGGCTGGACCCCCGCTCCAAACAGGAGGTCCAGGGCTTCATCCGCGACATGCGAACGCGCCACGACGTCACGACGCTGCTGTGCACGCACGATCTGGACGAGGCCGAGGACCTCGCCGATCGTGTCGGCGTGCTCGACCGCGGACGTCTCATCGCACTGGACGCCGTGGACGCGCTGCGTCGGCGGTACGAGGCCGGCTCGCTGACCGACGTGTTCTTCGCCGCCACTGGGCGTGCGTTGGACGACGAGCCCGACGACCGGAAGGTGCTCGCATGAGCAGTGTCGCACCGACAACCCCACCACGACGCCGCGGAGGTGGGCCATGACCACGCCTCGTCGGACGGCGCGGCCATCCCGCGGAGCGGGCTGGTCGTTGCGCGACGAACTGGTCGGACTGTCCGGGATCGTCGAGCGCAACTTCTACCTGGTCAAGCGCTACGTCTGGTGGGATCTGGCGTTCTTCGTGTGGACCGTCGCCAACACCCTGACCGTCGTGTTCATCGCTCGCGGCGTCGAAGCCACCGGCGGCTCGCTCGACGTCAACCGCACGGCCGCGTTCCTGCTGATCGGCGGCGTCGTCTGGGCCTACCTCGGGATCATCTTCGAGATCATCACCGAGACAGTCGCCTGGGAGCGCTGGGAGGGGACGATCGAGTACACCTTCATGGCGCCGCTGTCGCGGCCCGTCCATCTGATGGGCATGGGCGTGTTCGCGATCCTCTACGGGTTGGCGCGTGCCACCCTGCTGTTCGCGGTGTGCGCGCTGTTCTTCGATCTGGCGCTCCCGGACGCCGACTACGCCGCGGCGCTGCTGGTCATTGCCGTGGCGTCGGTGTCGTTCGTCGGCATCGGGATGATGACAGCCGTGCTGCCGTTGATCTCACCTGAGAAGGGCACGCAGCTGGGCTTCGTCGGGCAGGGCATCCTGCTGGTCGTGTCGGGCGTGTACGCGCCCGTCGAGGTGCTGCCCGGATGGATGCAGGCGATCGCGACGGTGTCGCCTGCGACCTACGCGCTCGACGGCATCCGCGGAACGATCCTGTCAGGCGAGAGCATCGCGACGATGGGTGATGAGCTGCTCCCGCTGGCGCTCATCGGCGTTGCGGCCATCCCGCTCGGTCTGACCGTCTTCCGTGCCGGAGAGCGGTACGCGAAACGTCATGGCAAGCTCAAGCGCAGTGGCTGATGGGCAGGTCCTCCCGATCCGGCTCGGCGTCCCGCAGCGCGCGCCAGACCCGCTGGGGCGTCAACGGCACGTCGATGTGCCGGACGCCCCGGCGGCCGAGCGCGTCGATGACGGCGTTGCGGACGGCCGCGACAGCGCCGACCACGACGCCACCGTGGACCTGGCCTTCGACGATCCGTGGATCGATCGCGGCCCGCGTCATCCACCGCGACGTGCCGCACGATCAGGGCGAGACCGGCGATCGGTCCGGGTGCGCCGGCATGCTCATCGAGTGCATACGTTGGCGTGGCAGCGCATGCCGTTGGTCCTGCAGGTCCGCGCACGCCTACCCGAGCGCTGACCCGCTGGTGGCCGGGCTCACAGGTCGCGGCGGCCAAGACGCCAGGCGGCCAGCGCGAGCAGCACGACCGCGTAGCCGATGGACCACACGACCAGCGTGGTCGTAGGTGGCGCGGTCCCCGCGAACGGGTTGCCCCCGCCGGACTGGCGCCCCATGATCGCGACGGCCGGTGACTGCAGGTAGAACGACGCGCCGCGCCACAGCGCGTCGCTGGGCATCACCAGGCTGGTCACGACTCCGGCCAGCTGCATCGCCTGGTTGCGCACCTGCTCGCCGATCAGCTCGATGATCCCGGCGAGCCACGCCACACCGAACAGGCAGAAGGTGACGACGCCGCTGGTGACCGCCGACCACGTGGTGCTGGCCAGCAGCCCGACCGAGAGCAGGACGGCCAGCTCCAGCGACAGCACCGCCATCGCCCGACCGACATCGAGTGGGACGTAGCCCGCGACGCCGTTGGCGATCGCGAGCAGCGCCGTGGTCATGAGCAGCACGTAGCCGACCGTCACCAGCGCGAAGGCCAGCCACCGCTGGGCCAGCCACGACGTGCGCGACAGCGGCCGTGCCAGCACGGCGTGCAGCAGACCGGAGTCGATCTCGGTCGCGATCGCGCTGCTCGACAGGAAGATGGCCAGCAACGCGGCCAGGAACCGGACGATGAACAGGCCGAGCACCGTGATGATGGTCGCGGCGAACGCCACGTCGGTGCGGGCGTCAGATCCCGCCTCGGCGGCAACGGAGTCGTACAGGGCGGCGAACCCGAACGCGTACAGCGCGAGGAACGCCATGCTCAGCAGCACGCCGATCAGCACGAGCCTGCGGCTGACGGCCTCGCGCATGCTCACGCGGGTGACCGGCAGTGCCGTGGGCACGGACAGCCCGCTCATGTCCGGTCCCCCCGGACGAGGCCGACGAACGCGTCCTCCAACGACCGCCGCAACGGCACGAGCGCGCGGATCTGCGCCCCGGCGGCGACCAGCTCCGCCGCCAGCTGGGGCACGGCATCGGCGTCCGCCGCGTCGAGCAGGATCTCGTGGTCGTCGCCGGCGACGATGCGTCCGTGGGCGCTGACGACGGCGCGGACCGCGTCGTCGACGTGGTCGAGCCGGATGCGGACCTCCAGCGTGGTGCTGCGCACCTCGTCGAGGGTCCCGCTGCGCAGGACCATGCCCTTGTCGATCACCACGACGTGGTCACACACCAGCTCGACCTCGCTGAGCAGGTGCGAGTTGAGCAGCACGGCGACGCCGTCGCGCGCGAGGCGTCTGATCAGCTCCCGAATCTCGCGGCGTCCCAACGGATCCAAGGCCGACGTCGGTTCGTCGAGCAGCACGAGATCGGGCTCGCCGACCAGCGCCTGCGCGAGGCCCAGGCGCTGGGTCATGCCTTTCGAATAGCCGCGGATGCGCTCGTCGCCGCGGCCGTCGAGGCCGACGAGCTCGAGCAACCCGTCGAGGCGCGCGCGCTCGCGGCGGGGATCGCGTCCCGCCAGCCGGGCGTGGTAGCGCAGCAGTTCGAGGCCGGTCAACCACTCCGGGAAGCGAAAGTGCTCGGGCAGGTACCCCAGCCGGTGCCGCGCGGCCGGCGTGCCGACCGGCACCCCGAACAGCTCGGCGCTCCCACCCGTGGCCCGCACGAGCCCGGTCAGGATCTTGACGGTCGTCGTCTTGCCCGCACCGTTGGGACCCAGCAGCCCGACGACCTGGCCCGGCCCGACATCGAGGTCCAGGCCGGTCAGCGCGACGTGACGCCCGTACCGCTTGTGCAGGGCCCGCGCGCGGACCGGGACGTCACCGGATGCCATCGGCGATGGCGCGCAACTGGTCGACGTCGAGCCCTTCGGCGCCGACCGCGTGGACGCGGCCGTCCACCTGCCACAGCAGCCCGGATCCCAGCGGGTCCGACAGCATCAGACCCGGCGCGCCGCCGACCGTCGTCTCGTCCCAGACGACCTCGTCGACCGGGATCGGGATCGGCACGGTGGTGGTCCAGTCGTCGATCGCCAACAGCTGCGCCGCGAGGTCCTGCGGGACCTCCGGGCGGCCCAGCAGGTAGGCGCGGATGTCGGCGAGGTCGGCGCCCGTCGCGTCGACGGTGAGCTGTCCAGCCTCACCCACGACCAGCGTGCCCCCGTCGACCTCGTACATCGACCCGACCATGCCGGGCACCGAGACGACCACCTCTGCACCGTCGAGCGCGGCCGGCAGGTCCGGCGCGCGATCGGCCCGCAACCTCAGCCGGACCGTCTTCGGCGCCGCCGCGTGCACCGCCGTCAGCGACGCTCCGTCAGGCAGTGACGTCGCCTCCGCGGGAACGAATCCCGCGACCTCGGAGGCCTCGGCCACGCTGTCGACGACCGTGGTGCCGGTCCGCGGGCCGTCCACCTCGACGTCGGCGATGTCGGCGAGGCCCTCGACGTCCTCGGCATGGTCGATCGGTCGCTCGGGATCGAACGTCACGACCTGGAACCGCTCCGCGCGGAAGCTCGCCAGGAAGTCCGCCGCGGCCGCCCGACCGACGGGTGTGAACGCAGCCAGCGCGACCACGGCCAGCGCCAGCAGCCCGGCGGCGGTCGACAGCGGGACCCGCGGACCGCGCGCGTGGTCCACAGCCGGCGGCTGCTCGGCCACCGGGCCGGTGTCGTACACCGTCGTGACGGCGCGGTGCGCGGCGTCCGCGTCGCCGTCGGAGACGCCGGCGTCGCCGTCGAGACCCGCGATGGCCTCACCGGCGAACGCGGCATCGTCGGAGATGACCTGCAGTCGCCCGCTGCATGTGCCGCAGGACGCGATGTGCACTGCGATCGATCCGTCGCGGTCGTCGATGTAGGCGCGCAGGCGCCCGTCGGTCGGACAGCTCATGATGCGAGCTCCTCGTAGTGGCGGCGGAACGCCCGCTCGCCGCGGGCGAGCAGGACACCGACCGAACCGGGAGCGATCCCGACGGTCTCGGCGATCTCGGCGTACCGGTACCCGCTGTGGCGCAGCAGCAGACAGGCGCGTTGGCGCTCGGGTAGCTCGGCCAGCGCGAGGCGCACCAGCGCACGCTCCTCAGCGCGGACGACCTGCGCGAGCGGCGGTCCACCGGCGTCGACGACGTGCAGCGGCTGATCGGCAGCCGCGGAGCGGCGCGCACGGTCATCGCCGCGCCGTCGACTGCGCAACCGGTTGAAGCTCGTGTTGACCGTCACCCTGCGCAGCCACGCGGCGATCTCGCTGTCAGGGCGGTCGAGCACGACGTGTGTCGACAGGCGCGTCAGCGCCTCCTGGGCCACGTCCTCGGCCTCCGACGTGCCTCCCGTGATGCGCGCAGCGAGCCGCACCAGCTCCGGGTAGCGGCGCCTGAAGACCTCCGCGAAGCGTTCGTCGGTCACGGCGTCGCCTGTTGCCGCATCTGGTGACCTCGTCTGCATCCGGGCGATGATCGTCCACACACTCAACACCGCCGACGCCCATGGTGTTACACCTGCGCCGCACACGCACGCGGTACGGCGGTGCGGCGCGGGCCACGGGGCCGCCCCCGTAGGCTGTGTGCCGGCGTCAGCTTCCCCCGGCACACCATCCGATCATCCCCTGGGAGGGCGCGAGATGAGCGCGATCGTCGTGGACGATCTGCACAAGCGGTACGGTCAGCTCGCGGCTGTCGACGGTCTGACGTTCTCGGTCGCCGAGGGCGAGGTGTTCTGCGTGCTCGGACCGAACGGCGCGGGCAAGACCACGACGGTCGAGACGCTCGAGGGGTACCGCCGGCCCGACGCCGGCACCGTACGGGTGCTCGGCCTCGACCCGTGGCGCGACGGAGCCCGGCTCCGGCCGCGCATCGGTGTGATGCTCCAGGAGGGCGGGCTCTACCCCGGGATCCGGCCGTTGGAGGCGCTCCGGCTGTTCGCGTCGTACTACGAGGCTCCCGCCGACCCCGAGGCACTCCTCGACCGGGTCGGGCTGCGCCCGGTGTCGGCAACTCTCGTGCGGCGCCGGTCCGGTGGGGAACGCCAGCGGCTCTCGCTCGCCCTCGCGCTCGTGGGGAACCCGGCGCTCGTGTTTCTCGACGAGCCGACCGCGGGGCTCGACCCTCACGCCCGGGCGATGACCTGGGCGCTGGTACACGACCTCCGCGAGCGAGGCGTGACGGTGGTGCTCACCACCCACGCGATGGACGA from Euzebyales bacterium includes:
- a CDS encoding maleylpyruvate isomerase family mycothiol-dependent enzyme — translated: MTTSVKRRREELCDLLAGLTIEQWTAETLCAGWDAGDIAAHLIVREREPWTGPGLFLGGPFGDLTDRRRNAWKAQGRERLIAALRAGPPRLMSVGPIAGTQVIEDWIHEQDVRRGGAGLATPTPDVQLQKMLWKAATRYAARTLSLDGNVVVELTDGTRGHRLQSRRFVPFATPTDAQPDVTVAGRPSELLLYAAGREGADVAITGEDDAVGLLAATARTV
- a CDS encoding GNAT family N-acetyltransferase codes for the protein MTASGPSSTDARPRELGIRRAGRGDVHDIAQLWERADLPPSRRGFRNEIARLRRRDPELILIALWDAQLVGAIAGSYDGRTAVLSRLAVDDRMRRRGIGRHLVAALRDQLAALGAQDDELVVLDGGERADAFWRALGFERGDPSAYVVRDKNQPVTRSARSPRAAPQRRPRL
- a CDS encoding HAD-IA family hydrolase, producing the protein MPQRPLVIAFDVNETLFSLDAVGAALDDVGAPDGTLQRWFGQVLTDGFALTCAGDFVGFRDLALNVLARMLGDGSTARAVLDAFARLDPHADVAPALERLHEEGVPAVTLTNGHADMTRHLLERAGLRHLVAACHDVGEVARWKPAALPYEHCAQRNDVTPERMAMVAVHSWDIHGARRAGLVTGYASRHEGGAAAHFALADVSAEDLVGVIDGLLALPER
- a CDS encoding DUF6458 family protein, whose amino-acid sequence is MGIGSSIALIAIGAILAFALDFAVAGVDIQVIGYILMIAGLLGLIFTALIFGRRDSRTVVRDAPRRREVVREREIDR
- a CDS encoding O-methyltransferase → MGLSDDGGPADGRLFTAVDAYLEDLFADGDPILERALRRADEEGLPPIAVSPAHGRLLHVLALARGARSILEIGTLGGYSAIWMARALPPDGRLVSLELDATHAQVARDAVADAGLADRVEVRVGAAVDTLADLAAEGAGPFDMVFIDADKQPYAQYLRAALLLSAPGTLIVADNVVRGGSVAHGPSDDDAVAGVQRFNAELAREPQVAAAFVQLVGVKGHDGMALAVVR
- a CDS encoding ABC transporter permease subunit, encoding MTAHTAAPATVTRWVMTDQRRSLLLWGLAVCAIATMYISFYPLMGVEDMAAMVDQLPEAVINAFGYDDIASPAGYISSSVYGLLGPILLSVFAIATGTRLVAGQEEDGTLELELTAPVGRVQVLLERLAALWLNLIVLVGVLMITTMALVVALDLEVALDNIVAASLGLLLLITGFGTVGLAVGAITGRRALGLGAAAAFAVGAYMLDAIGPTVDLEWMTTASPYSWYIADRPLATGFDWPGLALLAAVPLVAAAVAVIGFNRRDLMT
- a CDS encoding ABC transporter ATP-binding protein, which encodes MSEIVIRTEGLVKDYGSVRALAGLDLEVRRGEIFGFLGPNGAGKSTTIRVLLDLLRPTAGRAEVLGTTPAEGGPALRARIGYLPGELAMSGKRTAGDLLRHLALLRGGAGTDGIATLADRLGLELDRPIRGLSKGNKQKVGVVQAFMHRPEMLILDEPTSGLDPLLQREVLDLMLEARDAGATVFMSSHVLSEIEDVAGRVAIIRDGVIVDTDDVRTLRHRAGQQIELTFAEAVDVDRFRDLPGVHDVEVADTKVRCLLRGEPDALLKAAAAHRVVAWSAQDRELEDLFLDFYRAPTGARRTPEVSNR
- a CDS encoding TetR family transcriptional regulator, with amino-acid sequence MRSASGSDDDRSTRAKIRDAAITRFAVDGIADTTVRGIAAEAGVSAGLVIHHFGTMDGLRHACDEYVAGIIRTNKHEAMAQGPALDVAAAMRRARQDIPLNRYLARSLADGSPAVAELVDDLVSDAVDYMAEGVRAGSLRPTDYPYERAAVLTIWTLGALVLHEHLERLLGVDLTADPPEIADSTAFASYVGPILEMFTDGLVTDQVAKAMRDAFVEAAEPKEGVT
- a CDS encoding ABC transporter ATP-binding protein is translated as MPSTFLPADVAAIDITALGKTFRRRDRRTLRSSRRVVALDDITLTVRRGETVAVLGQNGSGKSTLVRVLSTLLLPDRGRASVFGHDVVADAGAVRRLVNRVSVEASFFKKMSAVENLSYAARFHGLTPGATRTAIPDLLNGIGFPRDRRSEPMENLSRGMQQKVALARALLTSPNLLLLDEPTTGLDPRSKQEVQGFIRDMRTRHDVTTLLCTHDLDEAEDLADRVGVLDRGRLIALDAVDALRRRYEAGSLTDVFFAATGRALDDEPDDRKVLA
- a CDS encoding ABC transporter permease is translated as MTTPRRTARPSRGAGWSLRDELVGLSGIVERNFYLVKRYVWWDLAFFVWTVANTLTVVFIARGVEATGGSLDVNRTAAFLLIGGVVWAYLGIIFEIITETVAWERWEGTIEYTFMAPLSRPVHLMGMGVFAILYGLARATLLFAVCALFFDLALPDADYAAALLVIAVASVSFVGIGMMTAVLPLISPEKGTQLGFVGQGILLVVSGVYAPVEVLPGWMQAIATVSPATYALDGIRGTILSGESIATMGDELLPLALIGVAAIPLGLTVFRAGERYAKRHGKLKRSG